The following proteins are co-located in the Candidatus Competibacteraceae bacterium genome:
- a CDS encoding PilW family protein — translation MTLIEIMVALVISLFLLAGLLQMFVATRQSSRIQENLSRIQENGRFGIEYINRVVRQTGYRSRTTILNGESFKQKFNVDMIGGTNNDGYNNSDKVIARFEGENSGQGVVKNCLNQTITSPAISIDTLSINTDAQGIVNLYCQVVTPAGAAAQTQPILENVEDMQILYGERKGGNLAYVPATNVQKWEDVFSVRISLLLRTAENNLAEAPQPYTINGVTTTPTDRRLRRVFTTTVALRN, via the coding sequence ATGACCTTGATTGAAATCATGGTTGCCCTTGTAATCAGCCTGTTCTTATTGGCGGGATTATTACAGATGTTCGTCGCTACCCGGCAATCGTCAAGGATTCAGGAAAATTTATCTCGTATTCAAGAAAACGGTCGATTTGGAATTGAGTATATCAATCGTGTTGTTCGACAAACGGGTTATCGTTCTAGAACCACCATATTGAACGGTGAATCTTTTAAGCAGAAGTTTAATGTTGATATGATTGGGGGCACCAATAATGATGGGTATAATAACAGTGATAAGGTAATTGCCCGATTCGAGGGTGAAAATAGCGGTCAAGGTGTAGTGAAAAATTGTCTTAATCAAACAATAACTTCGCCAGCGATCTCTATTGATACCTTGAGCATCAATACTGATGCTCAAGGTATCGTTAATCTTTACTGTCAAGTTGTTACACCAGCAGGGGCAGCAGCGCAAACCCAACCGATCTTGGAAAACGTGGAAGATATGCAGATTCTTTACGGTGAAAGGAAAGGTGGCAATCTTGCTTATGTGCCAGCAACGAATGTACAAAAATGGGAAGATGTTTTTAGTGTGCGGATTAGCCTCTTGTTAAGAACTGCTGAAAATAATTTGGCTGAGGCTCCTCAACCTTACACGATCAATGGCGTGACAACCACCCCGACTGATCGGCGCTTGCGTCGCGTGTTTACGACTACCGTTGCGCTGCGCAACTGA
- the pilV gene encoding type IV pilus modification protein PilV gives MNKGFSNFQRFHHDGGFTLLEVLVATVVLSVGLLSLAGLQVIGLRTGHSSYLRTQATIQSYDIIDRMRANKNGVGDYNQPTQAGSAGTEDTNCETVNGCSTASMAAHDLFRWNQAIVDVLPGGVGVVCVDSTPEDGDLTDPACDNVGGGNPATATYAIKIWWTDDQAAGTQQLFATSFRP, from the coding sequence ATGAATAAGGGCTTCAGTAATTTTCAACGATTCCACCATGACGGTGGATTTACTCTGCTCGAAGTTTTGGTCGCGACGGTGGTGTTGTCGGTGGGCCTGCTCAGTTTAGCGGGCTTGCAGGTGATTGGATTGCGTACAGGCCATAGCTCTTATTTACGTACTCAAGCGACAATTCAATCTTATGACATAATTGATCGCATGAGGGCTAATAAGAATGGGGTAGGTGATTATAACCAGCCTACCCAAGCTGGATCGGCAGGTACTGAAGATACCAATTGCGAAACAGTTAATGGTTGTAGTACGGCATCCATGGCGGCACATGATCTGTTCAGATGGAATCAGGCCATTGTCGATGTATTACCAGGAGGCGTAGGGGTGGTTTGTGTCGATAGTACTCCCGAGGATGGCGATCTCACTGATCCGGCTTGTGATAATGTGGGAGGAGGAAATCCTGCAACGGCAACCTACGCGATCAAGATTTGGTGGACTGATGATCAAGCGGCCGGCACACAGCAACTTTTTGCCACGAGTTTCCGCCCATGA
- a CDS encoding GspH/FimT family pseudopilin: MNKKSGFTLLELIFTVALAAIIMTIGIPSFRTAILNNSRTAQLNEFVGVLNIARSEAIKRGIRVTICRRLDDATCAADSTSVWENGWIVWVDQNGNSALDAGEEIKIYGTIPNNFTMRSGGTFTQSIAYLPNGVSSGMGTFNLCDSRGVDQARFIVISITGRVRVREKEAGDTCP, translated from the coding sequence ATGAACAAAAAATCAGGGTTTACCCTCCTCGAACTGATTTTCACGGTTGCCTTGGCGGCGATTATCATGACGATCGGCATACCTTCGTTTCGGACAGCGATTCTCAACAATTCCCGTACCGCTCAACTGAACGAGTTTGTTGGTGTTCTCAATATTGCCCGTTCCGAGGCGATCAAACGTGGTATTAGAGTCACGATCTGTCGCAGGCTGGATGATGCCACCTGTGCTGCCGATTCCACGAGTGTTTGGGAGAATGGCTGGATCGTTTGGGTCGATCAAAACGGCAATAGCGCACTCGATGCGGGCGAGGAAATTAAGATCTATGGCACCATCCCCAATAATTTTACCATGCGTAGCGGCGGAACATTCACACAGTCGATAGCCTATCTACCTAATGGCGTTAGCTCTGGAATGGGAACTTTCAACCTTTGTGACAGCCGAGGGGTTGATCAGGCCCGTTTTATTGTTATTAGCATAACCGGACGGGTCAGAGTCAGGGAAAAAGAAGCGGGGGATACTTGTCCATGA